One segment of Clostridium ljungdahlii DSM 13528 DNA contains the following:
- a CDS encoding MerR family transcriptional regulator, whose product MEKKKKIYKVIDLARMYGIHSNTIRLYEKLGFISKAKRNINNYRIFGELHVLQIKVCRCIFGYPFTNKHIRNAGNEIMWSITKKQWDEAGQNTDLYIGIIEQEIKKAQKACEMLDNWTNSTKNNEIFLEKKMLSRKDIADYLGVTTETIRNWERNGLILPEKVGAKGEKLYSSTDLGRMHIIYMLLQSGYSMASIHRSISMYDKGHAELVASSLDCQEYDEFISVGDRWLYELNKLLKAAQKIPSIIEEMKNL is encoded by the coding sequence ATGGAGAAAAAGAAAAAAATATATAAAGTTATTGATTTAGCTAGAATGTATGGTATTCATTCCAATACTATAAGGCTTTATGAAAAGCTAGGCTTTATATCTAAAGCAAAAAGAAATATAAATAACTACCGCATATTTGGAGAATTACATGTACTACAAATAAAGGTTTGTCGGTGTATTTTTGGTTATCCTTTTACAAACAAACATATAAGGAATGCCGGTAATGAAATCATGTGGTCAATAACAAAAAAACAGTGGGATGAAGCAGGACAAAATACAGATTTATATATAGGAATAATTGAACAGGAAATTAAGAAGGCTCAAAAAGCCTGTGAAATGCTAGATAATTGGACAAACTCAACTAAGAATAATGAAATTTTTTTAGAAAAGAAAATGTTGTCACGTAAAGATATTGCTGATTATCTTGGAGTCACTACTGAAACCATACGAAACTGGGAAAGGAATGGGTTAATTCTTCCAGAAAAAGTAGGTGCAAAAGGTGAAAAACTTTATTCAAGTACTGATTTAGGAAGAATGCACATTATATATATGTTATTACAGTCCGGATATAGTATGGCCTCGATCCATCGTAGTATTTCAATGTATGATAAAGGACATGCCGAGTTAGTGGCATCATCACTGGACTGTCAAGAGTATGATGAGTTTATTTCAGTTGGAGATCGCTGGCTTTATGAATTAAATAAACTACTAAAAGCAGCTCAAAAAATACCTTCAATTATTGAAGAGATGAAAAACTTATAA
- a CDS encoding M28 family metallopeptidase, producing the protein MISKVFEIITKERAVGTAANDEIVNFLENKFKYMNYSIKSLPFECTVWEKAKSTLISRNHLFQVEPSPFSEPFKGSGKLIMVKTVKELEDIDCNDVILVLSGKLTESPLQPKDYPFYYPKEHKYLISLLERKKPKAIIAVTGKNPLSGQNPFPLFEDGNFLIPSTNINDQTLSKIEAAGLLGEVVNLTIDSHKRLSKSRQIVALKKATKSMGKIVIGAHMDTKYNTPGALDNASGVAVLLQMAEVLKSTAYDIEIVPFNSEEFYGACGEMEYLKLIDNEKDRIKLMINIDSPCHKGAQTAISFHNLSNNISEIINCTIGKSEEIVKGRKWYAGDHAPFIFRGIPCLVVTSSDLFSGGLEYTHTSKDTLDTIDFDMIGHIVRYIIEIIANLSV; encoded by the coding sequence ATGATAAGTAAGGTTTTTGAAATAATTACGAAAGAACGTGCAGTAGGAACAGCTGCAAATGATGAAATAGTAAATTTTTTAGAAAATAAGTTTAAATATATGAACTATTCAATAAAGTCGCTGCCATTTGAATGTACTGTTTGGGAAAAAGCAAAATCAACTCTTATAAGCCGCAATCACTTGTTCCAGGTTGAGCCAAGTCCTTTTTCCGAGCCTTTTAAAGGAAGTGGAAAGTTGATTATGGTTAAAACTGTGAAGGAATTAGAAGATATTGATTGTAATGATGTTATTTTAGTATTGTCAGGAAAGCTTACAGAAAGTCCTTTGCAGCCAAAAGACTATCCCTTTTATTATCCGAAAGAGCATAAATATCTTATTTCTCTACTTGAAAGAAAGAAGCCAAAGGCAATTATTGCTGTAACCGGTAAAAATCCATTAAGTGGGCAAAATCCATTTCCGCTTTTTGAAGATGGAAACTTTTTAATACCATCAACAAATATCAATGATCAAACCTTATCAAAAATTGAGGCCGCGGGGCTTTTAGGTGAGGTTGTGAATTTAACAATAGATTCCCATAAAAGGTTGTCCAAAAGTCGACAGATTGTAGCATTAAAGAAAGCTACAAAATCAATGGGAAAAATTGTTATAGGTGCTCATATGGACACAAAATATAATACACCTGGAGCTTTGGATAACGCATCAGGAGTAGCAGTGTTGCTGCAGATGGCTGAAGTATTGAAATCTACAGCATACGATATAGAGATCGTACCATTTAATAGTGAAGAATTCTATGGTGCCTGTGGTGAAATGGAATATTTAAAATTAATTGATAATGAAAAAGATAGAATTAAGCTCATGATTAATATAGATTCACCATGCCATAAGGGAGCTCAAACTGCCATTTCCTTTCACAATCTAAGTAATAATATAAGTGAAATTATAAACTGCACTATAGGTAAGAGTGAAGAAATTGTTAAAGGCAGAAAATGGTATGCCGGAGATCATGCTCCTTTTATATTTCGTGGTATACCTTGTTTAGTAGTAACATCATCAGATCTTTTTAGTGGTGGCTTAGAATACACCCATACCTCAAAAGATACGTTGGATACCATTGATTTTGACATGATTGGTCATATAGTCAGGTATATAATTGAAATTATCGCAAATCTTTCTGTTTAA
- a CDS encoding glycosyltransferase family 39 protein, translated as MNYIKKKFTNFMNISLKILFLMIILGSIGMSFLSLIKLSFKNIIYLIISSLILFLICSLIGYFICKLLKKGYSDKVILLIILLLAFSLRLLYILLIDVKPFSDFEIIYNCGQKFAYGDYSVFKGTSYIARFPHLTILTLYFGMIIKVFPDALLVIKLINIILSTINVYIIYLISIELYGNKKESIIISFIACVFPAFIFYNSVICSENLAMTFFLGSIYIFILVIKNKKGSLWILVSGLLLSIGNLFRMVGIVIIIAYISYLIIYYQNRKSITISILLIVSFLIPLGTTNTILLRLNITEYSLWHGREPAVWTSALKGTNIKAIGMWNNEDSQVAEKYNFNYDKVESACKSIIKERLTSTPLYELIGFYIVKFIGQWSSGDFSGAYWSTGEISILNSRFTLSIVLFFYSQMLYIILMMCIYKRLFHVKQYLYNKLINLLYIIFCGFGMLYLITEQQPRYGYIISWVFILMYQLPVRQTTD; from the coding sequence ATGAATTATATCAAAAAAAAGTTTACAAATTTCATGAATATATCTTTAAAAATTCTTTTTTTAATGATTATATTAGGAAGTATAGGAATGTCATTTTTAAGCCTTATAAAGTTATCATTCAAAAATATAATATACTTAATAATAAGTAGTTTAATTTTATTTTTGATTTGTTCATTAATAGGATACTTTATTTGTAAACTTTTGAAAAAAGGTTATTCTGATAAAGTAATATTATTAATAATTTTGTTATTAGCATTTTCATTAAGGCTATTATACATTTTATTAATAGATGTTAAACCATTTTCAGATTTTGAAATAATTTATAATTGTGGCCAAAAATTTGCATATGGAGACTACTCAGTCTTTAAAGGTACAAGCTATATAGCCAGGTTTCCCCATTTAACAATATTAACATTATATTTTGGAATGATAATTAAAGTATTTCCAGATGCTTTATTGGTAATTAAATTAATAAACATAATTTTATCAACAATAAATGTATATATTATTTATTTGATAAGTATAGAATTATACGGAAATAAAAAGGAATCAATCATAATTTCTTTTATAGCATGTGTATTTCCAGCATTTATATTTTATAATTCTGTAATTTGTTCAGAAAATTTAGCTATGACATTTTTTTTAGGAAGTATCTACATATTCATTTTAGTAATAAAAAATAAAAAGGGTTCACTGTGGATTCTTGTTTCAGGACTATTATTAAGTATAGGTAATCTTTTTAGAATGGTAGGTATTGTTATTATTATAGCGTACATTTCTTATTTAATAATTTATTATCAAAATAGGAAAAGCATTACTATAAGTATATTATTAATAGTTTCATTTTTAATTCCATTAGGCACTACTAACACCATATTGTTAAGATTGAATATAACAGAATATTCGCTGTGGCATGGAAGAGAACCAGCTGTATGGACCTCTGCCTTAAAAGGTACAAATATTAAAGCTATAGGTATGTGGAATAATGAAGACAGTCAAGTAGCAGAAAAATATAATTTTAATTATGATAAGGTTGAATCAGCTTGTAAGTCTATTATTAAGGAGAGATTGACGAGTACACCGTTGTATGAATTAATTGGATTTTATATAGTTAAATTTATAGGACAATGGTCAAGTGGTGATTTTTCAGGAGCATATTGGTCTACAGGTGAGATTAGCATATTAAATTCAAGATTTACTTTGAGCATAGTATTATTCTTTTATTCTCAAATGTTATATATTATTTTAATGATGTGTATATATAAACGATTATTTCATGTAAAACAATATTTGTATAATAAGCTAATAAACTTGCTATATATAATATTTTGTGGTTTTGGGATGCTTTATTTAATTACTGAGCAACAACCGAGGTATGGTTATATAATATCATGGGTATTTATATTAATGTATCAATTACCGGTGAGACAAACAACGGATTAA
- a CDS encoding amidase domain-containing protein, which translates to MRLNHVMKKIKVMSLLKYITLIFIFLTIPILKCSICKSRESINKEEISAEIQKIYNFRCDALKTGDYSTLNNYYDTSRPSGKYALEHEVKRAKYLKDWCSKRNIEFKDIKSTINLRKAIPHGSTVRLVIAESYKFDYKYKNDEASPLNSFGVGIRHTASVVKKDGKWLVLSDWYTDCFEDSLQLYTAALNNNISSSRKYSNNFSGKRRMVYDRKNAVAYADKYCGIAWGNSNNFKYNRKYDDYNGAGGDCTNFISQVLGDKEGGAMRTNGEWHPGTRAWSNADGLKNYLLRSGRGSVIKIGTFDQLTANISNTSNGVFSKLKIGDLIAYEKGRGNIDHFAIVTGFDSHNYPLVNSHTTDRYHVPWDLGWGNKNIRFFLIHMRN; encoded by the coding sequence GTGAGATTAAATCATGTGATGAAGAAAATTAAAGTTATGTCATTGTTAAAATACATAACTTTAATATTTATATTCTTAACGATCCCTATACTTAAATGTTCAATATGCAAGTCTAGGGAAAGTATAAATAAGGAAGAGATAAGTGCAGAAATTCAAAAAATATATAATTTTCGGTGTGATGCTCTTAAAACCGGTGATTATTCAACATTGAATAATTACTATGATACATCTAGACCAAGCGGTAAATATGCATTAGAGCATGAAGTAAAAAGAGCTAAATACTTGAAGGATTGGTGCAGCAAAAGAAATATAGAATTTAAAGATATTAAATCTACTATAAATTTAAGAAAAGCTATACCTCACGGTAGCACAGTAAGATTAGTTATTGCAGAAAGTTATAAGTTTGATTATAAATATAAAAATGATGAAGCTAGTCCATTAAATTCATTTGGAGTAGGTATACGCCATACGGCAAGTGTAGTAAAAAAAGATGGAAAATGGCTTGTACTTAGTGACTGGTACACTGATTGCTTTGAAGATTCTCTTCAACTTTATACAGCAGCATTAAATAATAACATAAGTTCTTCAAGAAAATATTCCAATAATTTCAGCGGTAAAAGGAGAATGGTTTATGACAGGAAAAATGCAGTGGCTTATGCTGACAAGTATTGTGGTATAGCTTGGGGAAATAGCAATAACTTTAAGTATAATAGGAAATATGATGATTATAATGGAGCAGGGGGAGACTGTACTAATTTTATATCTCAAGTATTGGGAGATAAAGAAGGAGGTGCCATGCGTACCAACGGTGAATGGCATCCAGGTACAAGAGCTTGGTCAAATGCAGATGGATTAAAAAATTATTTGTTACGCAGTGGAAGGGGAAGTGTTATAAAGATTGGAACTTTTGATCAGTTAACTGCTAATATATCAAATACATCTAATGGAGTATTTAGTAAGTTAAAGATAGGTGATTTGATAGCTTATGAGAAAGGCAGAGGTAATATAGATCATTTTGCAATAGTAACGGGATTTGATTCTCACAATTACCCTTTGGTTAACTCCCATACCACAGATAGGTATCATGTACCCTGGGATTTAGGTTGGGGAAATAAAAATATAAGATTTTTTCTCATACACATGAGGAATTAA
- a CDS encoding MerR family transcriptional regulator: MDESKELYQIGKVSKICNIPIKTLRYYDEIKLLIPRKIDPDSNYRYYSNDQLALVLVIKHFKEAGFSLKEIKVLLGRENLEYNTRKINEKCIEIDNKINDLKMLKQKLQFFIKESKKEKKKNKDFKIEIKEIPVSYVAYLRSKGPCTIEEFTVRYCKLISLVEKNNFHIIKNAMAVYYDNCIDFEEKEKEDYDIEVCIAVSEEREIDGLVRKFGGFKAVTAVHYGSYDSMIDTYRKLYKYIYENKYEICGEPVDNYLVDIMNTVDEENYVTELIVPIK; this comes from the coding sequence ATGGATGAAAGTAAAGAACTTTATCAAATAGGAAAAGTATCTAAAATATGCAATATTCCAATAAAAACACTCAGATACTATGATGAAATAAAATTGTTGATACCAAGAAAGATTGATCCAGACAGTAATTATAGATATTATTCAAATGACCAATTGGCTTTAGTGCTTGTGATCAAGCATTTTAAAGAAGCAGGTTTTTCATTAAAAGAAATAAAAGTACTTTTGGGCAGAGAAAATTTAGAATATAACACAAGAAAAATTAATGAAAAATGTATAGAGATTGATAACAAAATTAACGATTTAAAGATGCTAAAACAAAAATTGCAGTTTTTTATAAAAGAAAGCAAAAAGGAAAAGAAAAAAAATAAGGATTTTAAAATTGAGATAAAAGAAATACCAGTCTCTTATGTTGCCTATCTCAGGAGCAAAGGGCCCTGTACTATTGAAGAATTTACAGTTAGGTACTGTAAACTGATTTCATTAGTTGAAAAAAACAATTTTCATATTATAAAGAATGCTATGGCAGTGTATTATGATAACTGTATTGATTTTGAAGAAAAAGAAAAGGAAGATTATGATATAGAAGTTTGTATAGCTGTGTCTGAGGAAAGAGAAATAGATGGTCTAGTTAGAAAGTTTGGAGGTTTTAAAGCTGTTACTGCTGTCCATTATGGAAGTTATGATAGTATGATAGATACTTATAGAAAGTTGTACAAATACATTTATGAAAATAAATATGAAATTTGCGGTGAACCTGTAGATAATTATCTTGTGGACATAATGAACACAGTAGATGAAGAAAATTATGTGACTGAACTTATAGTTCCAATAAAATAA
- a CDS encoding ABC-F family ATP-binding cassette domain-containing protein, whose protein sequence is MSILTVENMSHSFGERVLFKNTSFKLLRGEHIGLIGANGEGKSTFMKIITGELLPDDGTIQWNPKFSIGYMDQHVDLKKGNTTLDTLKGAFSKLFDIEKKISDLCNKLGTMDEKELSKALNKLSNMQETLDKNNFYSINSKIQSTAAGLGIRELLDKDVSDLSGGQRTKVLLAKLLLEAPDILLLDEPTNHLDEEHIEWLKSYLINYENAFILISHDNSFLNSVVNVIYHLEHKILTRYHGNYDYFLRLYEIRKQQLQIEYKEQQNEIAKLEDYVRKNKARAATAKQAKAREKKLSKIERIEIKKNLIKPRFNFKSVKMPESVIFRASNLVIGYDKPLSRPLNLKMKRGEKIAITGANGLGKTTLLKSLLGLLKPVNGKVVLSDYKKIGYFEQEVAESNTHTVLYDVWKTFSDLTQTEVRSDLAKCGLTRQHIDSPINILSGGEQAKVRLCKIINKPTNILVLDEPTNHLDIYAKDELKRALKEYDGSIILVCHEPEFYEDIVTNVWNCEDWKA, encoded by the coding sequence ATGAGTATTTTAACAGTTGAAAATATGAGCCATTCATTTGGTGAAAGAGTATTATTTAAAAATACATCTTTTAAACTATTAAGAGGAGAGCATATTGGTCTTATTGGTGCTAATGGGGAAGGTAAGTCAACCTTTATGAAAATTATTACGGGAGAGCTTCTGCCAGATGATGGTACAATTCAATGGAATCCTAAATTTAGCATAGGCTATATGGATCAGCATGTTGATCTAAAAAAAGGAAATACTACACTAGACACTTTAAAGGGCGCATTTTCAAAGTTATTTGATATAGAGAAAAAAATAAGTGACTTATGCAACAAGCTTGGTACTATGGATGAAAAGGAATTATCCAAAGCTCTCAATAAGTTATCAAATATGCAAGAAACTTTAGACAAAAACAACTTTTACAGTATTAATTCAAAAATACAATCTACAGCAGCAGGTCTTGGGATTAGAGAACTTTTAGATAAAGACGTTTCAGATTTAAGCGGTGGACAAAGAACAAAGGTTTTACTTGCTAAGCTTTTACTTGAAGCACCAGACATTTTGTTATTAGATGAGCCTACTAACCACCTGGATGAAGAACATATAGAATGGTTAAAAAGCTATTTAATAAATTATGAGAATGCCTTTATATTGATATCCCATGATAACAGCTTTTTAAACAGCGTTGTCAATGTAATATATCACCTTGAACACAAAATCTTAACTAGATATCACGGAAATTATGATTATTTTCTCAGGCTTTATGAAATAAGAAAACAGCAGCTGCAGATTGAATACAAAGAGCAGCAAAATGAAATTGCAAAGCTTGAAGATTATGTGAGAAAAAATAAAGCGAGAGCTGCAACGGCAAAACAAGCAAAGGCAAGAGAAAAAAAGCTAAGTAAAATTGAAAGAATAGAAATTAAAAAGAACCTTATAAAACCTCGCTTTAATTTTAAAAGTGTAAAAATGCCGGAAAGTGTAATTTTTAGAGCCAGCAATTTAGTTATTGGATATGATAAGCCTTTAAGCAGACCTCTAAATCTAAAAATGAAAAGAGGAGAAAAAATTGCAATAACTGGAGCCAATGGCTTAGGAAAAACAACTCTATTAAAAAGTTTGCTTGGATTATTAAAACCTGTAAATGGTAAAGTAGTTTTAAGTGACTATAAAAAAATAGGCTACTTTGAGCAGGAAGTTGCAGAAAGTAATACCCATACGGTTTTATATGATGTTTGGAAGACTTTTTCTGATTTGACCCAAACTGAGGTTAGAAGTGACCTTGCTAAATGCGGACTCACAAGACAGCACATAGACAGTCCTATTAATATATTGAGTGGAGGAGAACAGGCCAAAGTTAGATTGTGCAAGATCATCAATAAACCAACCAATATATTAGTTTTGGATGAACCAACTAATCACTTAGATATCTATGCTAAAGATGAGCTTAAGCGTGCTTTAAAGGAATATGACGGCAGCATAATTTTAGTGTGCCATGAACCAGAGTTTTATGAAGACATTGTAACGAATGTATGGAATTGTGAAGACTGGAAAGCGTGA
- a CDS encoding MATE family efflux transporter — protein sequence MKFERGVCKLSEKSTKINESYIENEKLGKLIMKFSIPCVLAMVVNALYSIVDQIFIGQGVGYIGNAATNITFPLVVLALGFSLLLGDGAAAFYSIKLGEKNKEEGAKAIGNAIVLMVILGLIFLAVGYIFMKKLLWSFGATSTNISVALDYMRIILIGLPFMILAAGLNSIIRADGSPEYSMLAMIVGAVINIVLNPILIFHFSMGVKGSAIATIIGQILSCTISLSYLKKFKNIKFKREYLKLDVKVSKTVMLLGISSLITQAAVTIIIIVSNNMLKIYGAQSIYGSDIPISAIGIVMKVNDLLLGVVIGIAIGGQPILGYNYGAKNFKRVKDTYFMLIKIATVVSIIGFIIFQFFTQSIVNLFGQNSALYNEFALKSFKIFLMLCMFIGFELTSCIFFQAVGKPGKAMLLTLCKQTFFIVPLMIILPKFLGVLGVLYAGPCAEILSVIVTIILITSELKKYSKLTVS from the coding sequence ATGAAGTTTGAAAGAGGTGTATGTAAGTTGAGCGAAAAGAGTACAAAAATTAATGAAAGCTATATTGAAAATGAAAAGCTTGGCAAGCTTATTATGAAGTTTTCAATTCCCTGCGTACTTGCAATGGTGGTCAATGCTCTTTACAGTATTGTGGACCAGATTTTCATTGGTCAGGGAGTAGGCTATATTGGTAATGCAGCTACAAATATAACCTTTCCACTTGTAGTTTTAGCCTTAGGTTTTTCACTACTTTTGGGAGATGGAGCAGCTGCTTTTTACAGTATAAAATTAGGAGAAAAGAACAAAGAAGAGGGCGCTAAGGCAATAGGTAATGCAATTGTTTTGATGGTGATTTTAGGTTTGATATTTTTAGCAGTTGGATATATTTTTATGAAAAAGCTGCTGTGGAGCTTTGGGGCTACAAGCACTAACATTTCTGTAGCACTGGATTATATGAGAATAATCTTAATAGGACTTCCTTTCATGATTTTGGCAGCAGGTCTAAATTCAATAATACGTGCAGATGGCAGCCCGGAATATTCAATGCTTGCGATGATAGTAGGAGCAGTTATAAATATTGTTTTGAATCCTATACTTATATTTCATTTCAGTATGGGGGTTAAAGGTTCTGCTATAGCAACAATAATAGGACAAATTTTATCCTGCACAATTTCTCTAAGTTACCTTAAAAAGTTTAAAAACATAAAGTTTAAAAGAGAATATTTGAAGCTTGATGTAAAGGTGAGCAAGACAGTAATGCTTTTAGGAATCTCCAGTTTAATTACGCAGGCAGCAGTAACAATAATAATAATAGTAAGCAATAATATGCTTAAAATTTATGGAGCACAATCAATTTATGGCAGTGATATTCCCATATCAGCAATAGGTATTGTAATGAAAGTAAATGATCTTTTATTAGGAGTAGTAATAGGTATAGCCATAGGAGGCCAGCCAATACTTGGATACAATTACGGTGCTAAAAATTTTAAACGTGTTAAAGATACCTATTTTATGCTTATAAAAATAGCAACTGTTGTATCAATAATAGGCTTTATTATATTTCAGTTTTTTACACAGAGTATAGTAAATCTATTTGGTCAAAATAGTGCATTATATAATGAATTTGCATTAAAATCTTTTAAGATATTTTTGATGCTCTGTATGTTTATAGGTTTTGAACTTACAAGTTGTATTTTCTTCCAGGCTGTAGGTAAACCTGGAAAAGCAATGCTTCTTACACTATGTAAACAGACCTTCTTTATAGTTCCCCTTATGATAATTTTACCTAAATTTCTTGGAGTTTTAGGAGTTTTATATGCAGGACCCTGTGCAGAAATATTATCAGTTATAGTGACTATTATTCTTATTACCTCAGAACTTAAGAAATATTCGAAGTTAACTGTAAGTTGA
- a CDS encoding nuclease-related domain-containing protein — protein MAIIKIIAMPTKSNSSFIPIIYLLYHLNKASIFSYGIKGEKKVGQKGGVYYKNFYNPCKQSRRHVYTLSCYLKENQLGHLWIQPIVVFTIRWSSRLKVPTNSTPVMKVNELLSFIDNFKSKNRTISHEEIKKLETIIDTKIDL, from the coding sequence ATGGCAATAATTAAAATTATAGCTATGCCGACAAAATCTAATTCATCATTTATTCCAATAATTTATTTGCTATATCATTTGAATAAGGCATCAATATTCTCCTATGGTATAAAAGGCGAGAAAAAAGTTGGCCAAAAAGGAGGAGTTTACTATAAAAACTTTTACAATCCATGTAAACAATCCCGGAGACATGTATACACTTTGAGTTGTTATTTAAAAGAGAATCAACTTGGACATTTGTGGATTCAACCTATAGTAGTATTCACAATAAGATGGAGTTCAAGACTAAAAGTACCTACAAATTCTACTCCTGTTATGAAAGTAAATGAATTACTTTCATTTATAGATAATTTTAAAAGTAAAAATAGAACTATTTCACATGAAGAAATCAAAAAATTAGAGACAATTATTGATACCAAGATAGATTTATAA
- a CDS encoding DUF2935 domain-containing protein has translation MPNEKQDLLFWTGIMRDHAIFQNSALTSKEVPYIQKTIIFRNFFQKTMDKIESKDNFNENTPGLIEAVNDFINFKVSILKGLLTCKLEMNLPPTLISHQINEAMEFRLQLMYPEDYLKSIQDPIHFIELLNKWISDSSGHASAYASFLDPTESILSAEALEFKMKFDMLSVKGNELQMMMMQSESGNDALMLLIEEIEKVMKKFILYLQEILKLRSSCEVMAIGTLNPLLPDHMIREHKYYLDKINNYMKSKKC, from the coding sequence TTGCCTAATGAAAAACAAGATTTATTATTTTGGACAGGTATAATGAGAGACCATGCTATATTTCAAAATAGTGCATTAACATCTAAAGAAGTGCCATATATTCAGAAAACAATAATTTTTAGAAACTTTTTTCAGAAAACTATGGACAAAATTGAAAGCAAAGACAATTTTAATGAAAATACACCTGGTTTAATTGAAGCTGTTAATGACTTCATAAATTTTAAAGTAAGTATACTTAAAGGTCTTTTGACCTGTAAATTAGAGATGAATTTGCCGCCAACTCTTATTAGTCATCAAATAAATGAAGCTATGGAATTTAGACTTCAACTTATGTATCCAGAAGATTATTTAAAAAGTATTCAAGATCCTATACATTTTATAGAGTTATTAAATAAGTGGATATCTGATAGTTCAGGTCATGCCTCGGCTTATGCTTCATTTTTAGATCCTACTGAATCAATTCTTAGCGCTGAAGCACTTGAATTTAAGATGAAATTTGATATGTTGTCAGTGAAAGGTAATGAATTACAAATGATGATGATGCAAAGTGAATCAGGCAATGATGCTCTAATGCTCTTGATTGAAGAAATAGAAAAAGTAATGAAAAAATTTATCCTATATTTACAAGAAATATTAAAATTGAGATCCAGTTGTGAGGTTATGGCAATAGGTACATTAAATCCTCTCCTTCCAGACCATATGATTAGAGAGCATAAATACTATCTGGATAAAATTAATAATTATATGAAAAGCAAAAAATGTTAA
- a CDS encoding CD3324 family protein: MKYEKAQSVLPECIIQEIQKYTDGGYIYIPRKNENKKSWGENTETKKYLYIRNKEIFNKYCTGISVKSLSKQYYLTENSIRRIIRKQKKHG, translated from the coding sequence ATGAAATATGAAAAGGCACAGAGTGTATTACCAGAATGTATAATTCAAGAAATTCAAAAATATACTGATGGTGGATATATTTATATTCCTAGGAAAAATGAAAATAAAAAATCCTGGGGAGAAAATACTGAAACCAAAAAGTATCTTTATATAAGGAATAAAGAAATTTTTAATAAGTATTGTACAGGAATATCTGTTAAAAGCTTATCTAAACAATATTATTTAACAGAAAATAGTATTAGAAGAATAATCAGAAAACAAAAAAAACATGGTTAA